From a single Carassius auratus strain Wakin chromosome 38, ASM336829v1, whole genome shotgun sequence genomic region:
- the nolc1 gene encoding nucleolar and coiled-body phosphoprotein 1 isoform X4: MAQDGTVPSDLYQHVYSFLVENKFAKAAKEFLKQAKVKPQDQNEERLMDIFSFWVKSPETKKRKAVTSAPAAVNGPSAKKAKKDAESSSSEDSSSEEEAAAPAKKPLQAKAPAPKKPVAAKKSSSEDSSDSEDEAQAKTAAKKPAAVKPAAAARKKDSSSSSEESDSEEEPAKPPATGAKAKPVAGTPKPASTPVSAAQKKPDSSSSEDSSSESEDEAPAKKAVKTAVPVKTPPAKPAESSSEESSSDEEDAPPTKKPKTGQFSAVPPPGSLTAQAKSPAAKAAPAKAAPAKKAPTKVTPAPKKDSSSSDSSSSEDEAAKPAVKVTPAKAASAKSTPAKAASAKSTPAKAASAKSTPAKAASAKSTPAKAASAKSTPAKAASAKSTPAKVTPAADKASSSSSEDSDDEEEEVVKKPAAKAVPVKPAPAKKTAAKVKPAAEESSSSSSESEEDKPATKPTPAKAAPAKAAPPKTTPAKKDHSSSSDSDSSEDEAPAKPAAKSKPSSAPKPAAKPAESSSDSDSSSDEEPQKKPASTPVSKPAAPAKPTPAAKPTAKPAESSSDSDSSSDEEPQKKAVTTPVSKQGTPAKPAVAAKPADSSSDSETDSSDSEDQTPAAKKAKPAAAATTKSPASASKPPAPAGKSVAKSSSSDSDSSSEEEKKVKTTVTPKAAAAAKPAVTPVSAKKAESSSSESDSSDSETEAKKTPAKPAVTNGKAASTKTPTSAAKTPAKKTAKSSSSSDSSSDEEESPKTPAVKTPPATKAQAAKATADSSSSEDSSSEEEETTAKTPVTTNGAKSKKKGKEEETTTPKSSKLTTSTPQTFPRTKQKSKRRGN, encoded by the exons ATGGCGCAGGACGGCACGGTGCCCAGCGATCTCTACCAGCATGTTTACTCGTTTCTCGTGGAAAACAAGTTCGCCAAAGCCGCGAAAGAGTTTTTAAAGCAGGCTAAAGTG AAACCTCAAGACCAAAATGAGGAGCGTCTCATGGACATCTTCAGTTTCTGGGTGAA GTCCCCAGAAACCAAAAAGCGCAAAGCGGTCACCAGTGCCCCTGCGGCGGTCAACGGCCCATCAGCCAAGAAGGCAAAGAAAGATGCGGAGAGCTCCAGTAGTGAGGACTCCAGCAGTGAAGAGGAAGCTGCAGCACCTGCCAAAAAACCCCTACAAG CGAAAGCTCCTGCTCCAAAGAAGCCTGTAGCTGCTAAAAAGAGCAGCTCTGAAGACTCCAGCGACTCGGAGGATGAAGCTCAGGCTAAAACAGCAGCAAAG AAGCCTGCAGCTGTGAAGCCTGCAGCCGCAGCCAGGAAGAAAGACAGCAGTTCCAGCAGTGAGGAGTCGGACTCGGAGGAGGAGCCGGCCAAACCCCCGGCGACAG GAGCAAAGGCCAAGCCTGTGGCGGGGACCCCTAAACCGGCGTCCACTCCCGTGTCTGCAGCTCAGAAGAAGCCGGACAGCAGCAGCAGTGAGGACAGCTCGAGTGAATCTGAGGACGAGGCTCCAGCGAAG AAAGCCGTAAAAACAGCAGTCCCAGTGAAGACCCCTCCAGCTAAACCTGCAGAGTCCAGCAGTGAGGAGTCATCCTCAGACGAGGAAGATGCACCTCCTACTAAGAAACCCAAGACTG GACAGTTCAGTGCCGTCCCGCCCCCTGGATCACTGACCGCTCAAGCCAAATCCCCTG CAGCCAAAGCTGCTCCGGCTAAAGCAGCCCCAGCTAAGAAAGCACCTACAAAGGTCACTCCTGCTCCCAAAAAGGACTCTTCAAGTTCAGATTCTTCAAGCTCCGAGGACGAAGCAGCAAAGCCAGCTGTCAAAGTCACACCGGCTAAAGCAGCATCTGCTAAATCTACACCCGCTAAAGCAGCATCTGCTAAATCTACACCCGCAAAAGCAGCATCTGCTAAATCTACACCCGCTAAAGCAGCATCTGCTAAATCTACACCCGCTAAAGCAGCATCTGCTAAATCTACACCCGCAAAAGCAGCATCTGCTAAATCTACACCCGCAAAAGTGACCCCAGCTGCAGACAAGGCTTCATCTTCAAGCTCTGAAGACTCTgacgatgaggaggaggaggtggtcaAGAAACCGGCAGCTAAAGCTGTCCCTGTTAAACCTGCACCAGCCAAGAAAACAGCAGCTAAAGTCAAGCCTGCTGCAGAAGAATCGTCTTCATCAAGCTCCGAGTCTGAGGAAGACAAACCTGCCACAAAACCAACCCCAGCCAAGGCTGCTCCTGCTAAAGCTGCTCCTCCAAAGACGACCCCTGCTAAGAAAGACCATTCCTCAAGTTCAG ATTCAGACAGCTCTGAGGACGAGGCACCTGCCAAACCAGCAGCTAAGTCCAAGCCTTCGAGCGCTCCTAAACCTGCAGCCAAGCCCGCTGAATCCAGCTCTGACTCGGACAGCTCTTCAGACGAGGAACCTCAAAAGAAACCAGCCAGCACACCGGTATCTAAACCTGCTGCCCCAGCCAAACCGACTCCTGCAGCCAAACCGACCGCTAAACCAGCGGAAAGCAGCTCCGACTCGGACAGCTCTTCAGACGAGGAACCGCAAAAGAAAGCCGTCACCACACCGGTGTCTAAACAGGGCACCCCAGCTAAACCTGCAGTTGCAGCTAAACCAGCTGACAGCAGCTCTGACTCTGAAACCGACAGCTCTGACTCTGAAGACCAGACTCCAGCTGCGAAGAAAGCTAAACCAGCAGCGGCTGCTACGACTAAGAGCCCTGCTTCTGCCTCCAAACCACCTGCTCCAGCCGGTAAGAGCGTCGCTAAGTCCAGCAGCAGTGATTCGGACAGCTCCAGTGAAGAAGAGAAGAAAGTGAAGACTACTGTGACCCccaaagcagcagcagcagcgaagcCGGCCGTGACTCCAGTTAGTGCGAAGAAAGCCGAGAGCAGTAGCTCTGAATCTGACAGCTCTGACTCCGAGACCGAGGCTAAGAAGACTCCCGCCAAGCCTGCCGTCACCAACGGGAAGGCTGCTTCAACAAAAACCCCCACCTCTGCAGCGAAGACGCCGGCCAAGAAGACGGCAAAGTCTTCCTCCTCGAGTGACAGCAGCTCTGATGAAGAAGAGTCTCCTAAAACACCAGCAGTGAAAACACCACCTGCTACGAAAGCACAGGCTGCTAAAGCCACAGCAGACAGCAGCTCGTCTGAGGACTCTTCATCGGAGGAAGAGGAAACGACGGCCAAGACTCCTGTCACAACAAACG GGGCAAAGAGCAAAAAAAAGGGCAAAGAGGAAGAAACGACAACACCCAAGAGTTCAAAACTCACCACATCCACACCTCAGACGTTTCCCAGAACCAAACAGAAG AGTAAGAGACGAGGAAATTGA
- the nolc1 gene encoding nucleolar and coiled-body phosphoprotein 1 isoform X2, with protein MAQDGTVPSDLYQHVYSFLVENKFAKAAKEFLKQAKVKPQDQNEERLMDIFSFWVKSPETKKRKAVTSAPAAVNGPSAKKAKKDAESSSSEDSSSEEEAAAPAKKPLQAKAPAPKKPVAAKKSSSEDSSDSEDEAQAKTAAKKPAAVKPAAAARKKDSSSSSEESDSEEEPAKPPATGAKAKPVAGTPKPASTPVSAAQKKPDSSSSEDSSSESEDEAPAKKAVKTAVPVKTPPAKPAESSSEESSSDEEDAPPTKKPKTGQFSAVPPPGSLTAQAKSPAKAAPAKAAPAKKAPTKVTPAPKKDSSSSDSSSSEDEAAKPAVKVTPAKAASAKSTPAKAASAKSTPAKAASAKSTPAKAASAKSTPAKAASAKSTPAKAASAKSTPAKVTPAADKASSSSSEDSDDEEEEVVKKPAAKAVPVKPAPAKKTAAKVKPAAEESSSSSSESEEDKPATKPTPAKAAPAKAAPPKTTPAKKDHSSSSDSDSSEDEAPAKPAAKSKPSSAPKPAAKPAESSSDSDSSSDEEPQKKPASTPVSKPAAPAKPTPAAKPTAKPAESSSDSDSSSDEEPQKKAVTTPVSKQGTPAKPAVAAKPADSSSDSETDSSDSEDQTPAAKKAKPAAAATTKSPASASKPPAPAGKSVAKSSSSDSDSSSEEEKKVKTTVTPKAAAAAKPAVTPVSAKKAESSSSESDSSDSETEAKKTPAKPAVTNGKAASTKTPTSAAKTPAKKTAKSSSSSDSSSDEEESPKTPAVKTPPATKAQAAKATADSSSSEDSSSEEEETTAKTPVTTNGAKSKKKGKEEETTTPKSSKLTTSTPQTFPRTKQKESNAPFRRVRDEEIEVDPRLADNSFDAKMGANGDWGQKANSVLKFTKGKSFRHEKTKKKRGSYSGGAISTSVNSIKFDSD; from the exons ATGGCGCAGGACGGCACGGTGCCCAGCGATCTCTACCAGCATGTTTACTCGTTTCTCGTGGAAAACAAGTTCGCCAAAGCCGCGAAAGAGTTTTTAAAGCAGGCTAAAGTG AAACCTCAAGACCAAAATGAGGAGCGTCTCATGGACATCTTCAGTTTCTGGGTGAA GTCCCCAGAAACCAAAAAGCGCAAAGCGGTCACCAGTGCCCCTGCGGCGGTCAACGGCCCATCAGCCAAGAAGGCAAAGAAAGATGCGGAGAGCTCCAGTAGTGAGGACTCCAGCAGTGAAGAGGAAGCTGCAGCACCTGCCAAAAAACCCCTACAAG CGAAAGCTCCTGCTCCAAAGAAGCCTGTAGCTGCTAAAAAGAGCAGCTCTGAAGACTCCAGCGACTCGGAGGATGAAGCTCAGGCTAAAACAGCAGCAAAG AAGCCTGCAGCTGTGAAGCCTGCAGCCGCAGCCAGGAAGAAAGACAGCAGTTCCAGCAGTGAGGAGTCGGACTCGGAGGAGGAGCCGGCCAAACCCCCGGCGACAG GAGCAAAGGCCAAGCCTGTGGCGGGGACCCCTAAACCGGCGTCCACTCCCGTGTCTGCAGCTCAGAAGAAGCCGGACAGCAGCAGCAGTGAGGACAGCTCGAGTGAATCTGAGGACGAGGCTCCAGCGAAG AAAGCCGTAAAAACAGCAGTCCCAGTGAAGACCCCTCCAGCTAAACCTGCAGAGTCCAGCAGTGAGGAGTCATCCTCAGACGAGGAAGATGCACCTCCTACTAAGAAACCCAAGACTG GACAGTTCAGTGCCGTCCCGCCCCCTGGATCACTGACCGCTCAAGCCAAATCCCCTG CCAAAGCTGCTCCGGCTAAAGCAGCCCCAGCTAAGAAAGCACCTACAAAGGTCACTCCTGCTCCCAAAAAGGACTCTTCAAGTTCAGATTCTTCAAGCTCCGAGGACGAAGCAGCAAAGCCAGCTGTCAAAGTCACACCGGCTAAAGCAGCATCTGCTAAATCTACACCCGCTAAAGCAGCATCTGCTAAATCTACACCCGCAAAAGCAGCATCTGCTAAATCTACACCCGCTAAAGCAGCATCTGCTAAATCTACACCCGCTAAAGCAGCATCTGCTAAATCTACACCCGCAAAAGCAGCATCTGCTAAATCTACACCCGCAAAAGTGACCCCAGCTGCAGACAAGGCTTCATCTTCAAGCTCTGAAGACTCTgacgatgaggaggaggaggtggtcaAGAAACCGGCAGCTAAAGCTGTCCCTGTTAAACCTGCACCAGCCAAGAAAACAGCAGCTAAAGTCAAGCCTGCTGCAGAAGAATCGTCTTCATCAAGCTCCGAGTCTGAGGAAGACAAACCTGCCACAAAACCAACCCCAGCCAAGGCTGCTCCTGCTAAAGCTGCTCCTCCAAAGACGACCCCTGCTAAGAAAGACCATTCCTCAAGTTCAG ATTCAGACAGCTCTGAGGACGAGGCACCTGCCAAACCAGCAGCTAAGTCCAAGCCTTCGAGCGCTCCTAAACCTGCAGCCAAGCCCGCTGAATCCAGCTCTGACTCGGACAGCTCTTCAGACGAGGAACCTCAAAAGAAACCAGCCAGCACACCGGTATCTAAACCTGCTGCCCCAGCCAAACCGACTCCTGCAGCCAAACCGACCGCTAAACCAGCGGAAAGCAGCTCCGACTCGGACAGCTCTTCAGACGAGGAACCGCAAAAGAAAGCCGTCACCACACCGGTGTCTAAACAGGGCACCCCAGCTAAACCTGCAGTTGCAGCTAAACCAGCTGACAGCAGCTCTGACTCTGAAACCGACAGCTCTGACTCTGAAGACCAGACTCCAGCTGCGAAGAAAGCTAAACCAGCAGCGGCTGCTACGACTAAGAGCCCTGCTTCTGCCTCCAAACCACCTGCTCCAGCCGGTAAGAGCGTCGCTAAGTCCAGCAGCAGTGATTCGGACAGCTCCAGTGAAGAAGAGAAGAAAGTGAAGACTACTGTGACCCccaaagcagcagcagcagcgaagcCGGCCGTGACTCCAGTTAGTGCGAAGAAAGCCGAGAGCAGTAGCTCTGAATCTGACAGCTCTGACTCCGAGACCGAGGCTAAGAAGACTCCCGCCAAGCCTGCCGTCACCAACGGGAAGGCTGCTTCAACAAAAACCCCCACCTCTGCAGCGAAGACGCCGGCCAAGAAGACGGCAAAGTCTTCCTCCTCGAGTGACAGCAGCTCTGATGAAGAAGAGTCTCCTAAAACACCAGCAGTGAAAACACCACCTGCTACGAAAGCACAGGCTGCTAAAGCCACAGCAGACAGCAGCTCGTCTGAGGACTCTTCATCGGAGGAAGAGGAAACGACGGCCAAGACTCCTGTCACAACAAACG GGGCAAAGAGCAAAAAAAAGGGCAAAGAGGAAGAAACGACAACACCCAAGAGTTCAAAACTCACCACATCCACACCTCAGACGTTTCCCAGAACCAAACAGAAG GAAAGCAATGCTCCTTTCCGTAGAGTAAGAGACGAGGAAATTGAGGTGGACCCCCGCCTGGCAGACAACTCATTCGACGCAAAG ATGGGAGCCAACGGTGACTGGGGCCAGAAGGCCAACAGCGTGCTTAAATTTACTAAGGGCAAATCTTTCCGGCATGAGAAGACCAAGAAGAAGCGTGGCAGTTACAGTGGCGGCGCAATCTCCACCTCCGTGAACTCCATTAAGTTCGACAGTGACTGA
- the nolc1 gene encoding nucleolar and coiled-body phosphoprotein 1 isoform X1 yields MAQDGTVPSDLYQHVYSFLVENKFAKAAKEFLKQAKVKPQDQNEERLMDIFSFWVKSPETKKRKAVTSAPAAVNGPSAKKAKKDAESSSSEDSSSEEEAAAPAKKPLQAKAPAPKKPVAAKKSSSEDSSDSEDEAQAKTAAKKPAAVKPAAAARKKDSSSSSEESDSEEEPAKPPATGAKAKPVAGTPKPASTPVSAAQKKPDSSSSEDSSSESEDEAPAKKAVKTAVPVKTPPAKPAESSSEESSSDEEDAPPTKKPKTGQFSAVPPPGSLTAQAKSPAAKAAPAKAAPAKKAPTKVTPAPKKDSSSSDSSSSEDEAAKPAVKVTPAKAASAKSTPAKAASAKSTPAKAASAKSTPAKAASAKSTPAKAASAKSTPAKAASAKSTPAKVTPAADKASSSSSEDSDDEEEEVVKKPAAKAVPVKPAPAKKTAAKVKPAAEESSSSSSESEEDKPATKPTPAKAAPAKAAPPKTTPAKKDHSSSSDSDSSEDEAPAKPAAKSKPSSAPKPAAKPAESSSDSDSSSDEEPQKKPASTPVSKPAAPAKPTPAAKPTAKPAESSSDSDSSSDEEPQKKAVTTPVSKQGTPAKPAVAAKPADSSSDSETDSSDSEDQTPAAKKAKPAAAATTKSPASASKPPAPAGKSVAKSSSSDSDSSSEEEKKVKTTVTPKAAAAAKPAVTPVSAKKAESSSSESDSSDSETEAKKTPAKPAVTNGKAASTKTPTSAAKTPAKKTAKSSSSSDSSSDEEESPKTPAVKTPPATKAQAAKATADSSSSEDSSSEEEETTAKTPVTTNGAKSKKKGKEEETTTPKSSKLTTSTPQTFPRTKQKESNAPFRRVRDEEIEVDPRLADNSFDAKMGANGDWGQKANSVLKFTKGKSFRHEKTKKKRGSYSGGAISTSVNSIKFDSD; encoded by the exons ATGGCGCAGGACGGCACGGTGCCCAGCGATCTCTACCAGCATGTTTACTCGTTTCTCGTGGAAAACAAGTTCGCCAAAGCCGCGAAAGAGTTTTTAAAGCAGGCTAAAGTG AAACCTCAAGACCAAAATGAGGAGCGTCTCATGGACATCTTCAGTTTCTGGGTGAA GTCCCCAGAAACCAAAAAGCGCAAAGCGGTCACCAGTGCCCCTGCGGCGGTCAACGGCCCATCAGCCAAGAAGGCAAAGAAAGATGCGGAGAGCTCCAGTAGTGAGGACTCCAGCAGTGAAGAGGAAGCTGCAGCACCTGCCAAAAAACCCCTACAAG CGAAAGCTCCTGCTCCAAAGAAGCCTGTAGCTGCTAAAAAGAGCAGCTCTGAAGACTCCAGCGACTCGGAGGATGAAGCTCAGGCTAAAACAGCAGCAAAG AAGCCTGCAGCTGTGAAGCCTGCAGCCGCAGCCAGGAAGAAAGACAGCAGTTCCAGCAGTGAGGAGTCGGACTCGGAGGAGGAGCCGGCCAAACCCCCGGCGACAG GAGCAAAGGCCAAGCCTGTGGCGGGGACCCCTAAACCGGCGTCCACTCCCGTGTCTGCAGCTCAGAAGAAGCCGGACAGCAGCAGCAGTGAGGACAGCTCGAGTGAATCTGAGGACGAGGCTCCAGCGAAG AAAGCCGTAAAAACAGCAGTCCCAGTGAAGACCCCTCCAGCTAAACCTGCAGAGTCCAGCAGTGAGGAGTCATCCTCAGACGAGGAAGATGCACCTCCTACTAAGAAACCCAAGACTG GACAGTTCAGTGCCGTCCCGCCCCCTGGATCACTGACCGCTCAAGCCAAATCCCCTG CAGCCAAAGCTGCTCCGGCTAAAGCAGCCCCAGCTAAGAAAGCACCTACAAAGGTCACTCCTGCTCCCAAAAAGGACTCTTCAAGTTCAGATTCTTCAAGCTCCGAGGACGAAGCAGCAAAGCCAGCTGTCAAAGTCACACCGGCTAAAGCAGCATCTGCTAAATCTACACCCGCTAAAGCAGCATCTGCTAAATCTACACCCGCAAAAGCAGCATCTGCTAAATCTACACCCGCTAAAGCAGCATCTGCTAAATCTACACCCGCTAAAGCAGCATCTGCTAAATCTACACCCGCAAAAGCAGCATCTGCTAAATCTACACCCGCAAAAGTGACCCCAGCTGCAGACAAGGCTTCATCTTCAAGCTCTGAAGACTCTgacgatgaggaggaggaggtggtcaAGAAACCGGCAGCTAAAGCTGTCCCTGTTAAACCTGCACCAGCCAAGAAAACAGCAGCTAAAGTCAAGCCTGCTGCAGAAGAATCGTCTTCATCAAGCTCCGAGTCTGAGGAAGACAAACCTGCCACAAAACCAACCCCAGCCAAGGCTGCTCCTGCTAAAGCTGCTCCTCCAAAGACGACCCCTGCTAAGAAAGACCATTCCTCAAGTTCAG ATTCAGACAGCTCTGAGGACGAGGCACCTGCCAAACCAGCAGCTAAGTCCAAGCCTTCGAGCGCTCCTAAACCTGCAGCCAAGCCCGCTGAATCCAGCTCTGACTCGGACAGCTCTTCAGACGAGGAACCTCAAAAGAAACCAGCCAGCACACCGGTATCTAAACCTGCTGCCCCAGCCAAACCGACTCCTGCAGCCAAACCGACCGCTAAACCAGCGGAAAGCAGCTCCGACTCGGACAGCTCTTCAGACGAGGAACCGCAAAAGAAAGCCGTCACCACACCGGTGTCTAAACAGGGCACCCCAGCTAAACCTGCAGTTGCAGCTAAACCAGCTGACAGCAGCTCTGACTCTGAAACCGACAGCTCTGACTCTGAAGACCAGACTCCAGCTGCGAAGAAAGCTAAACCAGCAGCGGCTGCTACGACTAAGAGCCCTGCTTCTGCCTCCAAACCACCTGCTCCAGCCGGTAAGAGCGTCGCTAAGTCCAGCAGCAGTGATTCGGACAGCTCCAGTGAAGAAGAGAAGAAAGTGAAGACTACTGTGACCCccaaagcagcagcagcagcgaagcCGGCCGTGACTCCAGTTAGTGCGAAGAAAGCCGAGAGCAGTAGCTCTGAATCTGACAGCTCTGACTCCGAGACCGAGGCTAAGAAGACTCCCGCCAAGCCTGCCGTCACCAACGGGAAGGCTGCTTCAACAAAAACCCCCACCTCTGCAGCGAAGACGCCGGCCAAGAAGACGGCAAAGTCTTCCTCCTCGAGTGACAGCAGCTCTGATGAAGAAGAGTCTCCTAAAACACCAGCAGTGAAAACACCACCTGCTACGAAAGCACAGGCTGCTAAAGCCACAGCAGACAGCAGCTCGTCTGAGGACTCTTCATCGGAGGAAGAGGAAACGACGGCCAAGACTCCTGTCACAACAAACG GGGCAAAGAGCAAAAAAAAGGGCAAAGAGGAAGAAACGACAACACCCAAGAGTTCAAAACTCACCACATCCACACCTCAGACGTTTCCCAGAACCAAACAGAAG GAAAGCAATGCTCCTTTCCGTAGAGTAAGAGACGAGGAAATTGAGGTGGACCCCCGCCTGGCAGACAACTCATTCGACGCAAAG ATGGGAGCCAACGGTGACTGGGGCCAGAAGGCCAACAGCGTGCTTAAATTTACTAAGGGCAAATCTTTCCGGCATGAGAAGACCAAGAAGAAGCGTGGCAGTTACAGTGGCGGCGCAATCTCCACCTCCGTGAACTCCATTAAGTTCGACAGTGACTGA
- the nolc1 gene encoding nucleolar and coiled-body phosphoprotein 1 isoform X3 has translation MAQDGTVPSDLYQHVYSFLVENKFAKAAKEFLKQAKVKPQDQNEERLMDIFSFWVKSPETKKRKAVTSAPAAVNGPSAKKAKKDAESSSSEDSSSEEEAAAPAKKPLQAKAPAPKKPVAAKKSSSEDSSDSEDEAQAKTAAKKPAAVKPAAAARKKDSSSSSEESDSEEEPAKPPATGAKAKPVAGTPKPASTPVSAAQKKPDSSSSEDSSSESEDEAPAKKAVKTAVPVKTPPAKPAESSSEESSSDEEDAPPTKKPKTGQFSAVPPPGSLTAQAKSPAAKAAPAKAAPAKKAPTKVTPAPKKDSSSSDSSSSEDEAAKPAVKVTPAKAASAKSTPAKAASAKSTPAKAASAKSTPAKAASAKSTPAKVTPAADKASSSSSEDSDDEEEEVVKKPAAKAVPVKPAPAKKTAAKVKPAAEESSSSSSESEEDKPATKPTPAKAAPAKAAPPKTTPAKKDHSSSSDSDSSEDEAPAKPAAKSKPSSAPKPAAKPAESSSDSDSSSDEEPQKKPASTPVSKPAAPAKPTPAAKPTAKPAESSSDSDSSSDEEPQKKAVTTPVSKQGTPAKPAVAAKPADSSSDSETDSSDSEDQTPAAKKAKPAAAATTKSPASASKPPAPAGKSVAKSSSSDSDSSSEEEKKVKTTVTPKAAAAAKPAVTPVSAKKAESSSSESDSSDSETEAKKTPAKPAVTNGKAASTKTPTSAAKTPAKKTAKSSSSSDSSSDEEESPKTPAVKTPPATKAQAAKATADSSSSEDSSSEEEETTAKTPVTTNGAKSKKKGKEEETTTPKSSKLTTSTPQTFPRTKQKESNAPFRRVRDEEIEVDPRLADNSFDAKMGANGDWGQKANSVLKFTKGKSFRHEKTKKKRGSYSGGAISTSVNSIKFDSD, from the exons ATGGCGCAGGACGGCACGGTGCCCAGCGATCTCTACCAGCATGTTTACTCGTTTCTCGTGGAAAACAAGTTCGCCAAAGCCGCGAAAGAGTTTTTAAAGCAGGCTAAAGTG AAACCTCAAGACCAAAATGAGGAGCGTCTCATGGACATCTTCAGTTTCTGGGTGAA GTCCCCAGAAACCAAAAAGCGCAAAGCGGTCACCAGTGCCCCTGCGGCGGTCAACGGCCCATCAGCCAAGAAGGCAAAGAAAGATGCGGAGAGCTCCAGTAGTGAGGACTCCAGCAGTGAAGAGGAAGCTGCAGCACCTGCCAAAAAACCCCTACAAG CGAAAGCTCCTGCTCCAAAGAAGCCTGTAGCTGCTAAAAAGAGCAGCTCTGAAGACTCCAGCGACTCGGAGGATGAAGCTCAGGCTAAAACAGCAGCAAAG AAGCCTGCAGCTGTGAAGCCTGCAGCCGCAGCCAGGAAGAAAGACAGCAGTTCCAGCAGTGAGGAGTCGGACTCGGAGGAGGAGCCGGCCAAACCCCCGGCGACAG GAGCAAAGGCCAAGCCTGTGGCGGGGACCCCTAAACCGGCGTCCACTCCCGTGTCTGCAGCTCAGAAGAAGCCGGACAGCAGCAGCAGTGAGGACAGCTCGAGTGAATCTGAGGACGAGGCTCCAGCGAAG AAAGCCGTAAAAACAGCAGTCCCAGTGAAGACCCCTCCAGCTAAACCTGCAGAGTCCAGCAGTGAGGAGTCATCCTCAGACGAGGAAGATGCACCTCCTACTAAGAAACCCAAGACTG GACAGTTCAGTGCCGTCCCGCCCCCTGGATCACTGACCGCTCAAGCCAAATCCCCTG CAGCCAAAGCTGCTCCGGCTAAAGCAGCCCCAGCTAAGAAAGCACCTACAAAGGTCACTCCTGCTCCCAAAAAGGACTCTTCAAGTTCAGATTCTTCAAGCTCCGAGGACGAAGCAGCAAAGCCAGCTGTCAAAGTCACACCGGCTAAAGCAGCATCTGCTAAATCTACACCCGCTAAAGCAGCATCTGCTAAATCTACACCCGCAAAAGCAGCATCTGCTAAATCTACACCCGCTAAAGCAGCATCTGCTAA ATCTACACCCGCAAAAGTGACCCCAGCTGCAGACAAGGCTTCATCTTCAAGCTCTGAAGACTCTgacgatgaggaggaggaggtggtcaAGAAACCGGCAGCTAAAGCTGTCCCTGTTAAACCTGCACCAGCCAAGAAAACAGCAGCTAAAGTCAAGCCTGCTGCAGAAGAATCGTCTTCATCAAGCTCCGAGTCTGAGGAAGACAAACCTGCCACAAAACCAACCCCAGCCAAGGCTGCTCCTGCTAAAGCTGCTCCTCCAAAGACGACCCCTGCTAAGAAAGACCATTCCTCAAGTTCAG ATTCAGACAGCTCTGAGGACGAGGCACCTGCCAAACCAGCAGCTAAGTCCAAGCCTTCGAGCGCTCCTAAACCTGCAGCCAAGCCCGCTGAATCCAGCTCTGACTCGGACAGCTCTTCAGACGAGGAACCTCAAAAGAAACCAGCCAGCACACCGGTATCTAAACCTGCTGCCCCAGCCAAACCGACTCCTGCAGCCAAACCGACCGCTAAACCAGCGGAAAGCAGCTCCGACTCGGACAGCTCTTCAGACGAGGAACCGCAAAAGAAAGCCGTCACCACACCGGTGTCTAAACAGGGCACCCCAGCTAAACCTGCAGTTGCAGCTAAACCAGCTGACAGCAGCTCTGACTCTGAAACCGACAGCTCTGACTCTGAAGACCAGACTCCAGCTGCGAAGAAAGCTAAACCAGCAGCGGCTGCTACGACTAAGAGCCCTGCTTCTGCCTCCAAACCACCTGCTCCAGCCGGTAAGAGCGTCGCTAAGTCCAGCAGCAGTGATTCGGACAGCTCCAGTGAAGAAGAGAAGAAAGTGAAGACTACTGTGACCCccaaagcagcagcagcagcgaagcCGGCCGTGACTCCAGTTAGTGCGAAGAAAGCCGAGAGCAGTAGCTCTGAATCTGACAGCTCTGACTCCGAGACCGAGGCTAAGAAGACTCCCGCCAAGCCTGCCGTCACCAACGGGAAGGCTGCTTCAACAAAAACCCCCACCTCTGCAGCGAAGACGCCGGCCAAGAAGACGGCAAAGTCTTCCTCCTCGAGTGACAGCAGCTCTGATGAAGAAGAGTCTCCTAAAACACCAGCAGTGAAAACACCACCTGCTACGAAAGCACAGGCTGCTAAAGCCACAGCAGACAGCAGCTCGTCTGAGGACTCTTCATCGGAGGAAGAGGAAACGACGGCCAAGACTCCTGTCACAACAAACG GGGCAAAGAGCAAAAAAAAGGGCAAAGAGGAAGAAACGACAACACCCAAGAGTTCAAAACTCACCACATCCACACCTCAGACGTTTCCCAGAACCAAACAGAAG GAAAGCAATGCTCCTTTCCGTAGAGTAAGAGACGAGGAAATTGAGGTGGACCCCCGCCTGGCAGACAACTCATTCGACGCAAAG ATGGGAGCCAACGGTGACTGGGGCCAGAAGGCCAACAGCGTGCTTAAATTTACTAAGGGCAAATCTTTCCGGCATGAGAAGACCAAGAAGAAGCGTGGCAGTTACAGTGGCGGCGCAATCTCCACCTCCGTGAACTCCATTAAGTTCGACAGTGACTGA